One genomic region from Rosa rugosa chromosome 1, drRosRugo1.1, whole genome shotgun sequence encodes:
- the LOC133742119 gene encoding ABC transporter G family member 1-like yields the protein MESSSSPANFPRWAPSPSPSRLLLSPVEDTKIKSSAAHDFAEDGISLSCSSMERIFPFSIGFKGTTTSTAYASAVEKSLEAENAYVRRSGATHVELGSRENGISLTWEDLWVGVGYRKSGQKMILQGLTGFAQPGEVLAIMGPSGCGKSTLLDALAGRLSSSAQQRGKILINGRKENLAYGTSAYVTQDDTLMTTLTVREVVNYSAQLQLPNSMSKTEKKERAETTIREMGLQDSMDTRIGGWRRKGLSGGQKRRVSICIEILTRPKLLFLDEPTSGLDSAASYHVMNRIIKLAHRDGRTVISSIHQPSSEVFELFQNLCLLSSGRTVYFGPASAAEQFFALNGFPCPALRNPSDHCLRTINKDFDSDIEQGLDGKTSTEEAIEILINSYKSSGTFKQLEHRVTEICQQVSGALMKGSQANFITQCLVLTRRSFVNMYRDLGYYWLRLAIYIAMCLCVGTIYHEIDSTFDSIQDRASMLMFVAAFLTFMAIGGFPSFVEDMKIFERERLNGHYGAAAFVVGNSFSSIPYLLMISLIPGAITYFLVGLQKSFDHFTYFALVLFVCLMLVESLMMIVASIVPDFLMGVITGSGILGVMLLNGGFFRKPHDLPNPFWRYPMYYIGFHKYVNQGFYKNEFEGLTFPSNQAGGPPIITGEEILKSIWQMEMGYSKWVDLAILFGMVIVYRLMFFGIIKTSEKVAPIIKALLNSS from the exons AGGCACTACTACTAGTACTGCTTATGCTTCTGCGGTTGAAAAGTCACTAGAAGCTGAAAATGCTTATGTCCGAAGGAGTGGTGCTACTCATGTTGAACTTGGGTCAAGAGAGAATGGTATTTCTTTGACATGGGAGGACTTGTGGGTCGGAGTAGGTTATAGGAAAAGTGGGCAGAAGATGATTTTGCAGGGGCTTACTGGGTTTGCTCAACCTGGTGAGGTTTTGGCTATAATGGGTCCTTCTGGCTGTGGCAAATCGACCCTTTTGGATGCTTTGGCAG GAAGGCTAAGTTCAAGCGCACAGCAGAGAGGAAAGATCTTAATCAATGGCCGGAAAGAAAATCTTGCCTACGGAACCTCG GCATATGTGACACAAGATGACACGCTAATGACAACATTAACAGTAAGGGAAGTTGTGAATTACTCGGCACAACTACAACTCCCTAACTCCATGTCGAAAacagaaaagaaggaaagagcAGAGACGACGATAAGGGAGATGGGTTTGCAAGACTCCATGGACACAAGAATTGGAGGTTGGAGGAGAAAAGGCCTCAGTGGTGGACAAAAAAGAAGAGTTAGCATCTGCATTGAAATCTTAACTCGTCCGAAGCTTCTATTCCTCGATGAGCCTACTAGTGGACTAGACAGTGCAGCATCTTACCATGTCATGAACCGCATTATTAAACTGGCTCACCGTGATGGAAGGACAGTCATTTCATCAATTCATCAACCTAGCAGTGAAGTGTTTGAGCTTTTCCAAAATCTTTGTCTTCTCTCCTCTGGTAGAACAGTCTATTTTGGCCCTGCTTCAGCGGCAGAACAG TTTTTTGCTTTAAATGGCTTCCCATGCCCAGCTCTGAGAAACCCATCAGATCACTGCCTGAGAACTATAAACAAGGATTTTGATAGT GACATTGAACAAGGGCTTGATGGAAAAACAAGCACCGAGGAAGCAATTGAGATTCTCATAAATTCATACAagtcttcaggaactttcaagCAACTTGAGCACCGAGTAACTGAAATTTGCCAACAGGTCA GTGGAGCTCTAATGAAAGGAAGCCAAGCCAACTTTATAACTCAATGCCTGGTTTTGACAAGGAGATCATTCGTGAATATGTACCGAGATCTAGGCTACTACTGGCTTCGTCTTGCAATTTACATTGCCATGTGCTTATGTGTAGGGACTATTTATCATGAAATTGACTCCACTTTTGACTCAATACAG GATAGAGCATCAATGCTCATGTTTGTTGCAGCATTCTTAACTTTCATGGCAATAGGTGGATTTCCTTCTTTTGTAGAAGACATGAAG ATTTTCGAGCGTGAAAGATTAAACGGGCACTATGGTGCTGCTGCATTTGTTGTTGGAAACTCATTTTCTTCCATTCCATACTTACTGATGATCTCTTTAATTCCTGGAGCAATAACCTATTTCCTTGTTGGCCTTCAGAAGAGCTTTGACCACTTCACCTATTTTGCATTGGTTCTGTTTGTGTGTCTGATGTTGGTTGAGAGCCTGATGATGATTGTAGCAAGCATTGTGCCAGATTTCCTCATGGGTGTTATCACAGGTTCTGGAATTCTAGGAGTGATGTTGTTGAATGGAGGTTTCTTCCGAAAACCTCACGATCTTCCAAACCCCTTCTGGAGATACCCAATGTACTATATTGGATTCCACAAGTATGTAAATCAAGGATTCTACAAGAATGAGTTTGAAGGACTAACATTTCCCAGTAATCAAGCAGGAGGGCCACCCATCATTACTGGTGAAGAAATATTGAAGAGTATTTGGCAAATGGAGATGGGCTACTCTAAGTGGGTTGATCTTGCCATTTTGTTTGGAATGGTAATTGTTTACAGGCTCATGTTCTTTGGAATCATCAAGACAAGTGAAAAGGTCGCACCAATCATCAAAGCTCTTCTTAACAGTTCTTAA